One stretch of Pararhizobium qamdonense DNA includes these proteins:
- a CDS encoding type II toxin-antitoxin system Phd/YefM family antitoxin translates to MSTTFSSREFNQDTGRAKKAAADGPVFITDRGRPAHVLLSIEDYQKLTRDGNDLTDSNASGRNHRKNILELLAMPGLDKVDDDFEFPEMKGDWGLKTPDFS, encoded by the coding sequence ATGAGCACCACATTTTCCAGCCGGGAGTTCAATCAGGATACAGGCCGGGCGAAGAAAGCTGCAGCGGATGGGCCGGTGTTCATCACCGACCGGGGGCGGCCGGCGCATGTGCTCTTGTCGATCGAGGACTACCAGAAGCTGACACGCGACGGAAACGATCTCACGGATTCCAACGCTTCCGGCCGAAACCACAGGAAAAACATCCTCGAACTTCTCGCCATGCCGGGATTGGATAAGGTGGATGACGATTTCGAGTTTCCGGAAATGAAGGGGGACTGGGGCCTTAAGACTCCGGACTTCTCGTGA
- a CDS encoding type II toxin-antitoxin system VapC family toxin, with translation MKFILDTNVISEFRKAAGGRCHPGVIAWVETVDPQAMYLSVITIMELEVGYLSLKRRDPLQAAHVKAWISDYIPRVFEDRILAFDNAVALACAGLHVSDKRPERDAIIAATALLYGLTVVTRNIRDFTDTGVPLLNPWES, from the coding sequence GTGAAGTTTATTCTGGATACCAACGTTATCTCAGAGTTTCGCAAGGCTGCCGGCGGCAGATGTCACCCGGGCGTTATAGCTTGGGTCGAGACCGTCGATCCGCAAGCAATGTATCTCTCGGTTATCACGATCATGGAGCTGGAGGTCGGTTATCTGTCGTTGAAGCGACGTGACCCGCTGCAGGCTGCGCATGTCAAAGCCTGGATATCCGATTATATTCCCAGGGTCTTTGAAGATCGCATTCTCGCGTTTGACAATGCGGTGGCGCTTGCCTGTGCCGGATTGCATGTTTCCGACAAGCGGCCGGAGCGGGATGCGATCATTGCCGCCACCGCGCTCCTTTACGGCCTGACGGTGGTAACCCGCAATATCCGGGATTTCACGGATACGGGGGTGCCTCTCCTCAATCCCTGGGAATCCTGA